One region of Mus musculus strain C57BL/6J chromosome 3, GRCm38.p6 C57BL/6J genomic DNA includes:
- the Prok1 gene encoding prokineticin-1 isoform 1 precursor (isoform 1 precursor is encoded by transcript variant 1) yields the protein MRGAVHIFIMLLLATASDCAVITGACERDIQCGAGTCCAISLWLRGLRLCTPLGREGEECHPGSHKIPFLRKRQHHTCPCSPSLLCSRFPDGRYRCFRDLKNANF from the exons ATGAGAGGCGCTGTGCATATCTTCATCATGCTCCTTCTAGCAACGGCGTCCGACTGTGCGGTCATCACAGGG gCCTGTGAACGAGATATCCAGTGTGGGGCCGGCACCTGCTGCGCTATCAGTCTGTGGCTGCGGGGCCTGCGGTTGTGTACCCCACTGGGGCGTGAAGGAGAGGAGTGCCACCCAGGAAGCCACAAG aTCCCCTTCTTGAGGAAACGCCAACACCATACCTGTCCCTGCTCACCCAGCCTGCTGTGCTCCAGGTTCCCGGACGGCAGGTACCGCTGCTTCCGGGACTTGAAGAATGCCAACTTTTAG
- the Prok1 gene encoding prokineticin-1 isoform X1 yields the protein MGVHGGPNELHSHSATKPAPTSIPDWQQACERDIQCGAGTCCAISLWLRGLRLCTPLGREGEECHPGSHKIPFLRKRQHHTCPCSPSLLCSRFPDGRYRCFRDLKNANF from the exons ATGGGGGTACATGGAGGACCCAATGAGCTGCACAGTCACAGTGCCACCAAGCCAGCGCCAACATCTATTCCAGACTGGCAACAG gCCTGTGAACGAGATATCCAGTGTGGGGCCGGCACCTGCTGCGCTATCAGTCTGTGGCTGCGGGGCCTGCGGTTGTGTACCCCACTGGGGCGTGAAGGAGAGGAGTGCCACCCAGGAAGCCACAAG aTCCCCTTCTTGAGGAAACGCCAACACCATACCTGTCCCTGCTCACCCAGCCTGCTGTGCTCCAGGTTCCCGGACGGCAGGTACCGCTGCTTCCGGGACTTGAAGAATGCCAACTTTTAG
- the Prok1 gene encoding prokineticin-1 isoform 2 (isoform 2 is encoded by transcript variant 2): MKAVVKTKACERDIQCGAGTCCAISLWLRGLRLCTPLGREGEECHPGSHKIPFLRKRQHHTCPCSPSLLCSRFPDGRYRCFRDLKNANF; encoded by the exons ATGAAAGCCGTCGTGAAGACCAAG gCCTGTGAACGAGATATCCAGTGTGGGGCCGGCACCTGCTGCGCTATCAGTCTGTGGCTGCGGGGCCTGCGGTTGTGTACCCCACTGGGGCGTGAAGGAGAGGAGTGCCACCCAGGAAGCCACAAG aTCCCCTTCTTGAGGAAACGCCAACACCATACCTGTCCCTGCTCACCCAGCCTGCTGTGCTCCAGGTTCCCGGACGGCAGGTACCGCTGCTTCCGGGACTTGAAGAATGCCAACTTTTAG